From Channa argus isolate prfri chromosome 18, Channa argus male v1.0, whole genome shotgun sequence, the proteins below share one genomic window:
- the aif1l gene encoding allograft inflammatory factor 1-like: MPSNQNVQGGKAFGLLKEQQRQKLEEINKEYMEDQKYRDEDDLAEKLEGLKNKYAEFDLNDQGEIDLMGLKRMMEKLGVPKTHLELKKMIVEVTGGSSNTINYRDFVKMMLGKRSAVLKLVLIFEDKANGSPCKPEGPPPKRDIASLP; encoded by the exons ATGCCTTCGAATCAAAACGTTCAAG gAGGAAAAGCCTTTGGGCTGTTAAAGGAGCAGCAAAGGCaaaaattggaagaaatcaACAAG GAGTACATGGAAGACCAGAAATACAGGGATGAAGATGACCTGGCTGAAAAGTTGGAAGGTCTCAAAA ataAATATGCTGAGTTTGACCTAAATGACCAAGGAGAGATTG ATCTGATGGGACTGAAGCGGATGATGGAGAAGCTGGGTGTTCCCAAGACCCACTTGGagctgaaaaaaatgattgttGAAGTAACAGGTGGCAGCAGCAACACTATCAACTACAGAGACTTTGTCAAGATGATGCTGGGCAAGCGTTCAGCTGTGCTCAAACT AGTCTTGATCTTTGAAGACAAAGCCAATGGCTCTCCCTGCAAGCCAGAAGGACCCCCTCCAAAGCGGGACATTGCTAGTCTGCCTTAA
- the prkaa1 gene encoding 5'-AMP-activated protein kinase catalytic subunit alpha-1 isoform X2, producing the protein MVMEYVSGGELFDYICKNGKLDEKESRRLFQQIISAVDYCHRHMVVHRDLKPENVLLDAHMNAKIADFGLSNMMSDGEFLRTSCGSPNYAAPEVISGRLYAGPEVDIWSSGVILYALLCGTLPFDDDHVPTLFKKICDGIFFTPQYLNPSVISLLKHMLQVDPMKRATIKEIREDEWFKQDLPKYLFPEDPSYSNNMIDDEALKEVCEKFECTEEEVLACIYSRNHQDPLAVAYHLIIDNRRIMSEAKDFYLASSPPDTFLDDQHLTSSGAAVSGIIKPHPERVPFLVAETPPRPRHTLDELNPQKSKHQGVRRAKWHLGIRSQSRPNDIMSEVCRAMKQLDYEWKVVNPYYLRVRRKNPITGMQTKMSLQLYQVDSRTYLLDFRSIDDDMVETKSGTATPLRSGSVGNYRTTIKNDVDGTDAAAAPSQVHPPKAAEGASSLTSSIESTGGGENTSVPRPGSHTIEFFEMCANLIKLLAR; encoded by the exons ATGGTGATGGAGTATGTCTCAGGAGGAGAGCTCTTTGACTACATCTGCAAAAATGGAAAG TTGGATGAAAAGGAGAGTCGTCGACTGTTCCAGCAGATTATTTCAGCAGTTGACTACTGCCACAGACACATGGTGGTGCACCGAGACCTCAAGCCTGAAAATGTGCTGCTTGATGCACACATGAATGCCAAGATTGCTGACTTTG GTTTATCAAACATGATGTCGGATGGAGAGTTCCTTCGAACAAGCTGTGGTTCTCCAAACTATGCTGCTCCTGAGGTCATTTCAGGAAG GTTATATGCTGGTCCAGAGGTTGATATCTGGAGCAGTGGTGTCATTCTCTATGCCTTGTTGTGTGGAACACTTCCGTTTGATGATGACCATGTGCCAACACTATTTAAGAAGATCTGCGATGGGATATTTTTCACCCCGCAGTATCTGAACCCTTCAGTAATAAGCCTCCTTAAACACATGCTGCAGGTGGACCCCATGAAAAGAGCCACCATCAAAGAGATTCG AGAGGATGAGTGGTTCAAACAGGACCTACCCAAGTATTTGTTCCCTGAAGACCCATCTTACAGCAACAACATGATTGATGATGAAGCCCTGAAGGAGGTGTGTGAAAAGTTTGAGTGCACAGAAGAGGAAGTCCTGGCTTGCATATATAGTCGGAACCATCAGGATCCATTGGCCGTCGCCTACCACCTCATCATTGACAATCGTCGCATCATGAGTGAAGCCAAGGATTTCTACTTGGCGTCCAGTCCTCCTGACACTTTTCTAGATGACCAGCACCTAACTTCATCTGGAGCCGCTGTGTCTGGTATTATCAAACCTCATCCTGAGCGCGTTCCATTTCTCGTGGCTGAGACCCCTCCCAGGCCTCGTCACACATTGGACGAATTGAACCCCCAGAAGTCCAAGCACCAAGGTGTTAGAAGGGCCAAGTGGCACCTGGGTATCCGGAGTCAGAGTAGACCCAACGATATCATGTCGGAAGTGTGCCGTGCAATGAAACAGCTGGATTATGAGTGGAAG GTTGTGAATCCATATTATTTACGTGTAAGAAGGAAGAATCCTATTACTGGGATGCAAACAAAGATGAGCCTTCAACTCTACCAGGTGGACAGTAGAACCTACCTCCTTGACTTCCGTAGCATAGATG atgATATGGTGGAGACAAAATCTGGAACTGCTACCCCTCTTCGCTCTGGGTCTGTGGGCAACTATCGCACCACTATAAAGAATGATGTAGACGGGACAGATGCTGCAGCTGCACCTAGCCAGGTACACCCACCCAAGGCTGCAGAGGGCGCTTCATCTTTGACCTCATCCATTGAATCGACAGGAGGCGGGGAAAACACATCTGTCCCTCGACCAGGAAGTCACACCATTGAGTTCTTTGAGATGTGCGCAAATCTTATTAAACTACTTGCACGATAG
- the prkaa1 gene encoding 5'-AMP-activated protein kinase catalytic subunit alpha-1 isoform X1 produces MSTEKPKHEGRVKIGHYILGDTLGVGTFGKVKVGQHELTKHQVAVKILNRQKIRSLDVVGKIRREIQNLKLFRHPHIIKLYQVISTPTDIFMVMEYVSGGELFDYICKNGKLDEKESRRLFQQIISAVDYCHRHMVVHRDLKPENVLLDAHMNAKIADFGLSNMMSDGEFLRTSCGSPNYAAPEVISGRLYAGPEVDIWSSGVILYALLCGTLPFDDDHVPTLFKKICDGIFFTPQYLNPSVISLLKHMLQVDPMKRATIKEIREDEWFKQDLPKYLFPEDPSYSNNMIDDEALKEVCEKFECTEEEVLACIYSRNHQDPLAVAYHLIIDNRRIMSEAKDFYLASSPPDTFLDDQHLTSSGAAVSGIIKPHPERVPFLVAETPPRPRHTLDELNPQKSKHQGVRRAKWHLGIRSQSRPNDIMSEVCRAMKQLDYEWKVVNPYYLRVRRKNPITGMQTKMSLQLYQVDSRTYLLDFRSIDDDMVETKSGTATPLRSGSVGNYRTTIKNDVDGTDAAAAPSQVHPPKAAEGASSLTSSIESTGGGENTSVPRPGSHTIEFFEMCANLIKLLAR; encoded by the exons ATGTCGAcggaaaaaccaaaacatgagGGACGAGTTAAAATTGGACATTACATTCTCGGAGACACACTCGGCGTGGGGACGTTTGGAAAGGTTAAAG TGGGCCAACATGAGCTGACCAAGCATCAAGTTGCCGTGAAGATCTTGAACAGGCAGAAGATCCGTAGTTTGGATGTGGTGGGAAAGATCCGTAGAGAGATCCAAAACCTCAAGCTTTTCAGGCACCCTCACATAATTAAACT GTATCAGGTTATTAGCACCCCAACAGATATCTTCATGGTGATGGAGTATGTCTCAGGAGGAGAGCTCTTTGACTACATCTGCAAAAATGGAAAG TTGGATGAAAAGGAGAGTCGTCGACTGTTCCAGCAGATTATTTCAGCAGTTGACTACTGCCACAGACACATGGTGGTGCACCGAGACCTCAAGCCTGAAAATGTGCTGCTTGATGCACACATGAATGCCAAGATTGCTGACTTTG GTTTATCAAACATGATGTCGGATGGAGAGTTCCTTCGAACAAGCTGTGGTTCTCCAAACTATGCTGCTCCTGAGGTCATTTCAGGAAG GTTATATGCTGGTCCAGAGGTTGATATCTGGAGCAGTGGTGTCATTCTCTATGCCTTGTTGTGTGGAACACTTCCGTTTGATGATGACCATGTGCCAACACTATTTAAGAAGATCTGCGATGGGATATTTTTCACCCCGCAGTATCTGAACCCTTCAGTAATAAGCCTCCTTAAACACATGCTGCAGGTGGACCCCATGAAAAGAGCCACCATCAAAGAGATTCG AGAGGATGAGTGGTTCAAACAGGACCTACCCAAGTATTTGTTCCCTGAAGACCCATCTTACAGCAACAACATGATTGATGATGAAGCCCTGAAGGAGGTGTGTGAAAAGTTTGAGTGCACAGAAGAGGAAGTCCTGGCTTGCATATATAGTCGGAACCATCAGGATCCATTGGCCGTCGCCTACCACCTCATCATTGACAATCGTCGCATCATGAGTGAAGCCAAGGATTTCTACTTGGCGTCCAGTCCTCCTGACACTTTTCTAGATGACCAGCACCTAACTTCATCTGGAGCCGCTGTGTCTGGTATTATCAAACCTCATCCTGAGCGCGTTCCATTTCTCGTGGCTGAGACCCCTCCCAGGCCTCGTCACACATTGGACGAATTGAACCCCCAGAAGTCCAAGCACCAAGGTGTTAGAAGGGCCAAGTGGCACCTGGGTATCCGGAGTCAGAGTAGACCCAACGATATCATGTCGGAAGTGTGCCGTGCAATGAAACAGCTGGATTATGAGTGGAAG GTTGTGAATCCATATTATTTACGTGTAAGAAGGAAGAATCCTATTACTGGGATGCAAACAAAGATGAGCCTTCAACTCTACCAGGTGGACAGTAGAACCTACCTCCTTGACTTCCGTAGCATAGATG atgATATGGTGGAGACAAAATCTGGAACTGCTACCCCTCTTCGCTCTGGGTCTGTGGGCAACTATCGCACCACTATAAAGAATGATGTAGACGGGACAGATGCTGCAGCTGCACCTAGCCAGGTACACCCACCCAAGGCTGCAGAGGGCGCTTCATCTTTGACCTCATCCATTGAATCGACAGGAGGCGGGGAAAACACATCTGTCCCTCGACCAGGAAGTCACACCATTGAGTTCTTTGAGATGTGCGCAAATCTTATTAAACTACTTGCACGATAG